TGGCAAGGACGCGGTCGAAGGAGGAAGGGGAACCTCCCCGCTGGATGTGACCCAAAACCGTTACCCTTGTTTCAATTCCCGTTACCCTTTCAATCAATTCTCCTACAACCTGCCCGACCCCGCCCAGGCGGACGGGATCTCCGCTTCCTTTGATTTTTTCCCGGACCACGCGGCGGCCGCCAGGGGCAGGGGCACCCTCGGCCACTACGATGATGCTGAACATCTTCCCTTCAGCCTGTCTTTCTTTTATTTTTGCGATAATGCTCTCCAGGCGCCAGGGGATCTCCGGGATTAAGATCACATCGGCACCTCCTGCAATTCCGCTCCAAACCGCAATCCAGCCGGCATAGCGGCCCATGACTTCCAGCACCATCACGCGGTGGTGGGACTCTGCAGTTGTATGGAGTTTGTCCAGCGCCTCTGTGGCCGTAGCTACTGCGGTATCAAAACCGAAGGTCTGGTCGGTGGCGGCAAGGTCGTTGTCAATGGTCTTGGGAACCCCGACCAGGGGAGCGCCCATCGAAACCAGTTTACGTGCGATGGACAGGGTGCCGTCCCCACCGATCACGATGAGAGAATCCAGTTGAAAGGCCCGCAAATTTTCCAGTAGCCTTTCGGTTACATCGCGGTATGTGATTGTTCCATCGGGGGCCGCGACAGGATAGCGGAAGGGGTTATCCCTGTTGTTTGTCCCGAGGATTGTCCCCCCGCGGTGCAGGAGGCCGGAAACCGCGGCTTTCTCCAGGGAAATCCAGTCCCGTTCGATGATTCCCCGGTACCCGTCTTTGAACCCGATCACTTCTACGTCTCGCGCCAGTAAAGTTTTGGCCGCAGCCCTGATCACGGCGTTGAGCCCCGGGCAGTCTCCCCCACCCGTTAAAATTCCCGCACGCATTTATCTCCCTTCTTTCCCAGGAGAAATGTTTTTTATTCAGTTATTATATCATAAACCGGTTATAATTACCTTTCCCCCTCTGGCACTTAAGCTTGAAGGTTGCGGCATGCCACACACCCCCTTTTCGAGCCAGCGCGGCAGTGGTTTTAGTTTCCTGTCTGAAAATAACAAGTGCCAATTTGCCGCGAAAAAGCATAAGTTAGAGAGAGACTTTAATCTTGATTACAGGGAGGGGATGAGTTGAGCGAACTCAATCTCGCGGGACTTTTTCAGCAGCTCCAGTCCTCCGGGTTACCTTCGGACGCCTCTCAAATCGGCACTTTTCTCCGCAGCCTGGGCATTTCTCCTGAGAACCCGGAAACCGCTAAGAAGTTGCTGGAACAGGCAGGTCTAACTGAGCAAGAACTGCAACAGAAAGAAAATATTATCTCTTTGATTAACCAGATGACTGCCAGCTTGAGCCCTGAAATGCGGCAGCAAATGTCTCAAATCATCGAGCAGACAATCAAGCAGTTAGACTGCGGGGAACTGCCTCAAGATCTTGCAGATTTTCTTAACCAGTGGAAAAAGCCTGAATAAAACAGCCTGAATAAACGAATTCAGCCGGCTTGAAGCCGGCTGATTCTTTTAGCCCTGGCACCTGGCCAGGGCTTTTTCAACATGGAACCTAAGCGTCGGTAGCTACTACTCTAAAAGGGAAAAAGCAAAAGCAGCAGAAGAAGATGATGATGATAATGATGATGATAATGATCCACCACCAGAAGAACCCAAGACCACGGCTTGCTACATCCGCCATATTAAAAACCCTCCTTTTTTATTCAGGCAGATTCATTTAAAATAAGAAGCAACAGAAGCAGAAGAAGAAGAGAATAATGATAATAATGATGAGAATGCAGCACCACCAGGAGAAGCCAGGTTTCGGAGCTTCAAATTCCGGCATACGATAACCCCCTTTTATCACAATTTTCGCAGACCCGATTGGTTTTCGAGTGGAATGGTGAAGATGAGAAGGAAGATCGTTGCAAAAATATTTCTGCTTTTTTAATATATGAAGCAGGCTGGGAAGGGGTTCCATACAGAGTTAGTTTTTGATTTTCCAGGCAAGGCCGCGGGGAACGGCAAGGAGGGCCCAGCCGGGGGAGGATCGTACAGAATCTGTACCAGTGAGGTGAGAAAGGTGCCCGTCTTATCCTATCAGGAGGCGAGGAAGAGGCTGGCGCGGGGGGATTTTCCGGCTTTGCTCCTGCTGCATGGAGAGGAGCAGTTTCTCGCGCGAGAATTGATCCAGTTCCTGCTTGCCCGGCTTGAGGCCAGGGAGGGATCTGTTGATTACCTGGAGTGGGGGGAGGGGGTTGGGGAGGCAGAACTCTCAACCGCTCTTACCACCTTGCCTCTTGGTTGCTCCAGGCGCTTCGTAGTCGCCGGCGATCCACCCCTTGCTGTCGTGACTTCCTCTTTTAAGTTCCTCAATCCTGCCCTGGTACTTGTTTTGCTTTTCCGGACAAAAATTAAAGCGTCCGAAGCTGCCTACCGGATTGGGGAAGAAAGGGGTTGGGTTGTGGAATGTACCCCATTAAAGGGGAAAGAGCTGTTGCAGTGGATGCAGGCGGAAGCCCGGGTCCGGGGCAAAGAGCTTCCTGTTCCTGCAGGAGAGTACCTGCGCTTCTTGTGCGGTGATAGTCTGGCGCAGCTCCGGCAGGAAATCGAAAAAGCTTCTCTTTTCCTCGAACCCGCGCAAAAAGTGATTACGGTCGCGGTTTTGCAAAAGGTAGGGAGCCGCACGGCAGGGCGGAGCGTGTTCGAGCTGGTGGATGCGATGGCAGAGCGGAAAGCCGGGGCAGTCAGGGATGTGCTGGCCGATCTTTTAAGCCAGGGACACCCCCCGGTTCTTCTGGTTGCCCTTCTATCCCGCCATTTTCTGCAAATGCTGGAGGCGGCCTGCCTCCGGGAGGAGGGTGTTAACCCCTCCCGGATCTTGGAGGTCATGGGACTTCACCCTTATGCCGCGAAAAAGTTGCTGAAACAGGTTGGTTCCTACCGGATGGAGGAGATCGAAGCTGTCCTGAACTCCCTCCTCCTTTTAGACCGGTCAATAAAGGAAGGAAAAGGTGCTCCCCATTTATTGCTGGAAGCGGGACTGAGCGAAATCTGCATGCAAAAACCCCTTGCCCTTCAACGCAAGAGGTAGTTCAGAGCCTTAAGCCGTTGTTTTATTTAACTTTCTGAAATTGTTTTTAATCGTCTTGCCAGTTGCGCTTTTTTCCGGTCCCTAGAATTAGGGTGAATGACTCCTTTCGATGCTACTTTATCGATGAGGCGGGTCGCGGTTTTAAAAGTTGCCTCAATTTTCGTTTGATCTCCTGCTGCGAGGGCATCTTCGAATCTTTTGACCGCAGTTTTCATGGCCGATTTTTGGGAGGCATTCCGGAGTGTGCGGATCTTCGCGAGCCGGGCTTTTTTCATTGCAGAGCGGTTTTTTGCCATTTTTTCACCCCCTTTATCCCCAGGGTCGAATCTAATCTTCTCAAACATTTTTATCCTAACATGACCGCACTAAAATTACAACCCTCCGGGCGTTTCTTTTTCCAGCGTTCCCCCACCGGGCCGCTCAATAATATGCTCAATAATGAATAATCACTTCAGAGATCAGCTAGAGTAATAATAACTGCCGGCGGGCGACATTATGAAACCAGCACTCTAATTTAACCGGTCTGCAAGGTAAATTCCACCTCGAAAGGGTGGAATTTTTTTGCGCTCATATTTTACCACAAGCTGGAATAAGATTGTAAGGAACAGATGGGACTTAGGAGGAAGAGGGATCTTGAGACAATTTTTGGCTGCGCGGTTTCTTTTATTTGTTCTGATCTGCCTGAGCGGGTGGGGAATCGCAGGGGTTGCACGGGCTTCTTTAAATCAGAACCACCCTTATCCAGGTCTTCTGGCCTGGGGGCTGGGAAACCCGGGGGCTCAAACTGAGGACCGGATCATTTTAAACGGTGCTTTAGTTTACATAACAGGTGTTGACCCCGGTTACCTGCCGGGTATCCTTGAAAAAGGCCTTCCCGCCGCGGCTTTTGAGACAAATGGCGTTACTCCCGTCTTTGCCGGGGACTTTTCCGGAAGTGAAGGGGAACGCCCGCTTCAGGATGAGGAGGTTGCCGGGGAGCCTCATGATTTAAGCAGCCAACCTGTCGAGGTTGCCTTTTATCACACTCACAATGCCGAAACCTATCTCCCGCTTCACGGTACAAGCAAGGTCCAGGGGGAAAACGGAGGGGTGAGTCTGGTTGCCCGGGAAATGGCGAAATTGTTAGAAGGGGAAGGGGTTAAAGCAGTTCACGACCAGACAATTCACGACCACCCGGATTTCCCTACCTCCTATATTAAATCAGAAGCAACTGCCCAGCGCCTGGTTCAGGAGAACTCTGTTCTCAAAGCGCTGGTGGATGTACACCGGGACGCGGGATTAAGCAAGAAGGAAACCGTGAAGGTTGAGGGCAAGGAGGTTGCCCGTATTTTACTGATTGTAGGAAACGGAGACCGGCTGCCAAATCCTCACTGGCGGGAGAATTACGCTTTTGCCCAGGAAATTGCCGCCCGCCTCAAGGAAAAATACCCGGGCGTTTTGAAGGAAGTGAGGTTGAAGCCGGGGCGTTACAACCAGCACGTTTCTCCGCATGCACTTCTCGTTGAGGTTGGGAGCGATCAAAACACGCTGGATGAAGCCCTGGGCGCGGCTCGCTGCTTTGCCACCGTCCTTGCAGAACTGGTCCGTGAAAGCAGGGCCGGGGAAAGTACCAGGGACGACGGGTGAATACTTTTGCGGTCCATGGGAATCTTAGTAAAAAAGCAAAGCAGGGAGGTGGCCGGATTGGAAAAATGGCAGCGCCTGACGGTTGTCTTTGCCCTGGCCCTGCTTTTAGTAAGCGGACTTAACCTTGCGGCGCGTGCGACCCAGCAAATCAAGGGGGAAGAGAAAAAATTTTTCGCCCTGGATTTGAAAAACCGGGAAATCGTAATCTGCGGCGATTCTTATCAGGTTGAAACGCTCCTGGACCGGGGCAAAAGGGATTTGGCCCACCTTCTAGAAGCGGTTTCCTGGCCGGATCTCAAGTAGATATAACTCGAGAACTTCAAAGGGCTTTTTTTAAAGGGCACAAAGTGATAATATCTACTTTAGGTGCCCTGATTTATTTTTCAGAAAAGACCTTCATGCCGCTCATGCGACACCATCAGAAGAATGAAAATAAAGGGTTATCCTTGCGCCCGAAGACCTTGCGGAATCAGGAGCGAGTGGAAGTGCTTGCCTGGCAACCGACCGGAGTCCGGGAGCGAGCGCAAGGATAGCCGGCTCATATTTTCAGGAAAGAGGAGAAAAAAATGTCGGAACGCGAGCAGGTCGCCCGGGCTGCCGGGATTATTACCATTGCCATGGTCCTTTCCCGACTCCTCGGTTACGCGCGGGACCTCGCCCTCTACGCCCAGTTCGGGCAGAACAGGATCACCGATGCCTACAACGCTGCCTTTTCAATCCCCGATTTTCTCTATATGATCCTGGTGGGGGGTGCTTTGAGTTCTGCCTTTATTCCTGTATTCGGAGGGTACGTGGCCACCGGACGGGAGGATGAAGGATGGCGCGTTGCAAGCAGTCTGGTAAATTTAATGGTGCTGCTGCTTGTTTTAGGAATTACGCTGGGCCTCATTTTTACGCCCCAGCTCGTGTACATCCTGGTGCCCGGATTTGACCCCGCAGAACTCGCTCTTACCGTTCGCCTCACGCGGATCATGCTCTTCCAGACCTTTTTCATGGGTTTGAGCGGGATTACGGTTGGGATTTTAAATTCATATAAACATTTTACAACACCCGCCCTGGGCTCAGTCCTTTACAACCTCGCCGTTGTCCTGGTGGGTTGGAGCCTGGCGCCTTACCTCGGCATTGCGGCCTATTCGGTGGGAGTTGTGTTTGGGGCCGTTCTGAACTTCGCGGTTCAGCTTCCACCCCTCCTCCGGCTCGGCCTGCGCTACCGCCCGGTGCTTGATCTGTCGCACCCCGGGGTCAGGCAAATCGCGGCATTGGTGATTCCGGTGCTGGTCGGGCTCTCAGTCTCTCAATTCAACCTGTTTGTCAGCCAGAACCTGGCCTCCGGGCTGCCGGGCGGCCACCTCGCAGCTCTCAGGACCGCCCAGCGCCTCATGCAGTTGCCGCTGGGAATTTTCGCGGCGGCAATCGGGACGGCGATCTTCCCTACTTTAACGGGACAGGCGGCGCGCCGGGAATGGTCGCAGTTTCGCCGGACAACTTCCCTGGGCATCAGGACCGTGAACTTTATCACGATTCCCGCAGCCGCTGGTTTAATCGCACTCGGCCTCCCCGCCATCCGGTTGCTCTTTGAGGTTGGTAAATTTACACCTGCCAATACCTGGGCAACCGCGACTGCTTTGTTTTATTATGCTTTTGGCATTGTCGGCTATTCCGGGGCGCTGATTTTAAACAGGGTCTACTATGCCTTGAAAGACACGAAAACGCCGGTGCTCGTAGGGATCGCTACTGTTTTTCTGAACCTTGTTTTAAACCTGGTGCTGGTAAGGGTCATGGGACACGCCGGGTTGGCGCTCGCCTATTCGGTCGTCGGGATTGTTAACATGGTCGCCCTGCTTCTGATCCTGCGGGCTAAAATTGGATATATTGATGGGAGGCGAATCCTTCTCTCCGGTGGCGGGGCTCTGGTTTCGGGGCTGGTAATGGGAGGTATCACATACCTGCTGGCCGGTCACCTGGAGGGGATGCTGGGCACGGTTTCAAAGTTATCTCAAATGGTGACAGTGGGAGCAGGAGTCGTAGCAGGGTTTGTGCTTTATCTTGCGCTGACCTATCTCTTCCGACTGGAAGAGTTGAGGCTGGCCCTGGACATAATCGGGAGGCGTCTGAATTTCGCCAGGGGCGTGCGCGCCCTGCGGTAACAAGCACTTTCCTTGTAGAAGGTGAACTTACGAAAGGTGAAAATAATGGAACAAGCTTTGATCAGAAATTTTTGCATTATTGCGCACATTGACCACGGAAAATCAACCCTTGCGGACCGGTTGCTGGAAATAACCGGCGCTATTGACCCCCGGGAAATGGTGGACCAGGTTTTAGACCAGATGGAACTGGAGCGCGAGCGGGGGATAACGATTAAACTCCAGCCCGTCCGCCTCCGCTACCAGGCGCGCGATGGGAAGGAATACCTTTTAAACCTCATCGACACCCCGGGCCACGTGGATTTCAGCTACGAGGTATCCAGGAGCCTGGCGGCTTGCGAGGGAGCGCTCCTGGTGGTTGACGCCAGCCAGGGTGTTGAGGCCCAGACGATTGCCAACGCTTACCTGGCGCTAGAAGCCGGTCTCGAGATCATTCCTGTAATTAACAAGATCGATCTTCCCGTAGCCGAGCCGGAACGGGTGGCGCGGGAAATCGAAGAAGTGCTGGGGTTACAGGCAGAGAGAGCTTTGCGCGTTTCAGCAAAGGAGGGTTGGGGGGTACAGGATGCCCTGGAGGCCCTGATCCAGCGGGTGCCTCCCCCCCGGGGGGAAGCAGGTGCACCCTTAAAGGCTTTAATTTTCGATTCCCACTTTGACCCCTATAAAGGAGCAATCTCTTACATCCGTGTTTTCGAGGGTCGTGTCCGGCGGGGGATAAAGATCCAGATGATGTCTACCGGAAAGTTCTTTGAGGTTTCCGAAGTTGGCGTCTTCACTCCTGCCCTTAAGCTGAAGGAGGAGTTGGGTCCCGGAGAGGTCGGTTACCTCGCGGCCGGGATCAAAAATGTGGCTGATACAAGGGTAGGAGACACGGTTACCTCGGCCGACCGACCGGCGGAGCGGCCCCTTCCCGGGTACAGGAAGGTTCTCCCTGTCGTCTTTTGCGGCATGTACCCGGTTGACCCCCGTGACTACGAAAACCTGCGGGGAGCCCTGGGAAAGTTAAAATTAAATGATGCCGCCTTTCAGTACGAACCGGAGACCTCGGCTGCCCTGGGTTTTGGCTTTCGCTGCGGCTTTCTCGGCCTGCTCCACATGGAAATCATTCAGGAAAGATTGGAGCGGGAATACGGGCTTGATCTTGTCACAACTGCACCCAGCGTAATTTACAGGATCACCAGGCGGAACGGCGAGGTGATCACCGTCGAAAACCCCACCCTCTGGCCGAACCTGGGGGAAATATCCCTCATCGAAGAGCTTCATGTCCGGGCGACGGTGATTACCCCGGCGGATTATTTGGGGCCCGTGCTGGAGTTGCTGCGGGAAAGACGGGGGGAATTTAAAGAAATGAACTACCTCTCTCCCCGGCGGGTTCAGGTGGTCTATGAGCTCCCCCTTGCCGAAATAATTTTCAATTTTTTCGACCACCTGAAGTCCCGGACGCGGGGTTACGCATCCCTGGACTACGAACTGATCGGGTACCGCCCCGCAGATCTGGTGAAACTGGATTGCCTGGTCCACGGTGAGGTTATCGATGCCCTTTCCGTAATCGTCCACAGGGATCAGGCATTTACCCGCGGGCGCGCCCTGGTGGAAAAGCTCAAAGAGTTGATCCCCCGGCAGTTGTTTGACGTTCCGATCCAGGCCGCGGTCGGGGGGAGGGTGATCGCCCGGGAAACCGTCAGGGCCCTCCGGAAAAATGTTTTGGAAAAGTGCTACGGCGGCGATGTTACAAGAAAGCGGAAACTGTTAGAAAAGCAGAAGGAAGGGAAGCGCCGGATGAAACAGATCGGAAAGGTGGAAATTCCTCAGGCAGCTTTCCTTGCGGTCCTGCAGGTCGACAGGGAGTGAGACCCCGTGCAGCTTGCCCTCTACCTGCACATTCCTTTTTGTCTTAAAAAGTGCGCTTACTGTGCGTTTAACTCCAGGCCCCTGCCTGCCGGAAGCGCCGGCGCGGACCTGGTCCGGCGTTATCTCCGGGCCCTGGCAGAGGAGCTTTGCCTTGCCGCCTCTTTTCTGGGCAAGGTCACTTTAGGGTCCATTTACTTTGGAGGGGGAACCCCCACCCTCCTGGAAGCCCCGGATTTAATCCAAATTTTGGAGCAAAGCGCCCGGTATTTTACCTGGTCCCCGGCAATAGAAATATCGTTAGAGGCCAACCCCGGCACGGTTTCCCTGCCAAAGCTGCAGGCCCTCCGCGATGCTGGTGTTAACCGGATCTCCATGGGTGCCCAGTCTTTTACTGGCGAGGAGCTGCAGTTGCTCGGCAGGACCCACGGGGTAGAGGAAATCTATACAGCTTACCGGGATGCCCGCGCCGCCGGTTTCGAGAATATCAACCTGGATCTGATCTACGGGGTCCCGGGGCAAACCGCCGGCACCTGGCGCAAGAACCTGGAGCAGGCCCTGGACCTTACCCCGGAACATCTCTCGGTCTACGGCCTGTCCCTGGAAGAAGGAACCCCGCTCGCGGAGGCGGTGGCTGCGGGGGAATTGGAGTCTTGTGGCGAAGCAGAACAGGTTGCCCTCTGGGAGATAACTGCAGAACTCCTGGCAGCAGCCGGGTATGAAAGGTACGAGATCGCCAATTTTGCCCGTTCCGGCCGGATGTGCAGGCACAACCTGGTTTACTGGGAGAACCTGCCCTATTTAGGGCTTGGGGCGGGAGCCCACGGGTTTTTAGGCAAGGTCCGGTATGCTAACCATGCTGACGTAGCAACCTATCTTGATGGGGTGGCGCAGGGGAAGCTCCCGCGCGCCTGGGAGGAAGACCAGACACCCGAGCAGGAGCGTACCGATACCATCATCATGGGGTTGCGCCTCAGCCGGGGTTTACCCCTGCGTGCTTTCAGGGAGCGTTTCGGGGTCGCTTTTACGGAAGTTTACAGTTCCCAGCTGGAACACCTGGTCCGGGCAGAGTTAATCGAAGTAAACGATACTGCGGTTTTTCTCACCGCGAAAGGACGCCTCCTTGCCAATTCCGTCCTCGCTCATTTTATCTAGGGCCGCCCCCGGGAGGGGAAAGCGCCAGGCAAGCCTTCCGACAAGCGGCATATGGAGCGACGGGTAACAGCACCCGGCGCCGCGAGGTTGACAGTTCAGGCTGCGAGTACTTCATCCTATGGCGAAATTTAAGAAAACGAGCGACCTTACGAAGGTTGTTATCTCGCCCTTGACGAGGAGCAGCTAACGGCAGCCGAATCGAAACAGGAAGTTGAGATAGGCGACTATGCGCCATGGATGGCGTCATAGGAGCCGGTCGGCTGCCGTCTGCGACGAGTCGTAGGGCGAGTTCAACCGGAGTACTGGGAGCGAGTGTTTAAATTTCGCCTGAACCCAGAGCTGGAAGCAAGCCCAGCACTCACCGAAACTCTGTTGCATAATTAGCCTTTGTCTTGATCTTCCGTTTTGTGTCTTTTTTGGCTCACGAAAGCAGCAGTGAGTGCTGGGAGCGGAATCAGGAGCGAGTGGAAGTGCTTGCCCGGCAACCGACCGGAGTCCGAGAGCAAGCGCAAGAATAAATTGGGACATATTTTTAAGGCAG
This region of Bacillota bacterium genomic DNA includes:
- the hemW gene encoding radical SAM family heme chaperone HemW; this translates as MQLALYLHIPFCLKKCAYCAFNSRPLPAGSAGADLVRRYLRALAEELCLAASFLGKVTLGSIYFGGGTPTLLEAPDLIQILEQSARYFTWSPAIEISLEANPGTVSLPKLQALRDAGVNRISMGAQSFTGEELQLLGRTHGVEEIYTAYRDARAAGFENINLDLIYGVPGQTAGTWRKNLEQALDLTPEHLSVYGLSLEEGTPLAEAVAAGELESCGEAEQVALWEITAELLAAAGYERYEIANFARSGRMCRHNLVYWENLPYLGLGAGAHGFLGKVRYANHADVATYLDGVAQGKLPRAWEEDQTPEQERTDTIIMGLRLSRGLPLRAFRERFGVAFTEVYSSQLEHLVRAELIEVNDTAVFLTAKGRLLANSVLAHFI
- the rpsT gene encoding 30S ribosomal protein S20, with protein sequence MAKNRSAMKKARLAKIRTLRNASQKSAMKTAVKRFEDALAAGDQTKIEATFKTATRLIDKVASKGVIHPNSRDRKKAQLARRLKTISES
- a CDS encoding stage II sporulation protein P; its protein translation is MRQFLAARFLLFVLICLSGWGIAGVARASLNQNHPYPGLLAWGLGNPGAQTEDRIILNGALVYITGVDPGYLPGILEKGLPAAAFETNGVTPVFAGDFSGSEGERPLQDEEVAGEPHDLSSQPVEVAFYHTHNAETYLPLHGTSKVQGENGGVSLVAREMAKLLEGEGVKAVHDQTIHDHPDFPTSYIKSEATAQRLVQENSVLKALVDVHRDAGLSKKETVKVEGKEVARILLIVGNGDRLPNPHWRENYAFAQEIAARLKEKYPGVLKEVRLKPGRYNQHVSPHALLVEVGSDQNTLDEALGAARCFATVLAELVRESRAGESTRDDG
- a CDS encoding ATP-dependent 6-phosphofructokinase; protein product: MRAGILTGGGDCPGLNAVIRAAAKTLLARDVEVIGFKDGYRGIIERDWISLEKAAVSGLLHRGGTILGTNNRDNPFRYPVAAPDGTITYRDVTERLLENLRAFQLDSLIVIGGDGTLSIARKLVSMGAPLVGVPKTIDNDLAATDQTFGFDTAVATATEALDKLHTTAESHHRVMVLEVMGRYAGWIAVWSGIAGGADVILIPEIPWRLESIIAKIKERQAEGKMFSIIVVAEGAPAPGGRRVVREKIKGSGDPVRLGGVGQVVGELIERVTGIETRVTVLGHIQRGGSPSSFDRVLATRFGVAAAELVLEGRAGFMVALKGQEIAAVPLAEATRQAARVPPESQLVHAARAIGISFGD
- the murJ gene encoding murein biosynthesis integral membrane protein MurJ, producing the protein MSEREQVARAAGIITIAMVLSRLLGYARDLALYAQFGQNRITDAYNAAFSIPDFLYMILVGGALSSAFIPVFGGYVATGREDEGWRVASSLVNLMVLLLVLGITLGLIFTPQLVYILVPGFDPAELALTVRLTRIMLFQTFFMGLSGITVGILNSYKHFTTPALGSVLYNLAVVLVGWSLAPYLGIAAYSVGVVFGAVLNFAVQLPPLLRLGLRYRPVLDLSHPGVRQIAALVIPVLVGLSVSQFNLFVSQNLASGLPGGHLAALRTAQRLMQLPLGIFAAAIGTAIFPTLTGQAARREWSQFRRTTSLGIRTVNFITIPAAAGLIALGLPAIRLLFEVGKFTPANTWATATALFYYAFGIVGYSGALILNRVYYALKDTKTPVLVGIATVFLNLVLNLVLVRVMGHAGLALAYSVVGIVNMVALLLILRAKIGYIDGRRILLSGGGALVSGLVMGGITYLLAGHLEGMLGTVSKLSQMVTVGAGVVAGFVLYLALTYLFRLEELRLALDIIGRRLNFARGVRALR
- the lepA gene encoding translation elongation factor 4, encoding MEQALIRNFCIIAHIDHGKSTLADRLLEITGAIDPREMVDQVLDQMELERERGITIKLQPVRLRYQARDGKEYLLNLIDTPGHVDFSYEVSRSLAACEGALLVVDASQGVEAQTIANAYLALEAGLEIIPVINKIDLPVAEPERVAREIEEVLGLQAERALRVSAKEGWGVQDALEALIQRVPPPRGEAGAPLKALIFDSHFDPYKGAISYIRVFEGRVRRGIKIQMMSTGKFFEVSEVGVFTPALKLKEELGPGEVGYLAAGIKNVADTRVGDTVTSADRPAERPLPGYRKVLPVVFCGMYPVDPRDYENLRGALGKLKLNDAAFQYEPETSAALGFGFRCGFLGLLHMEIIQERLEREYGLDLVTTAPSVIYRITRRNGEVITVENPTLWPNLGEISLIEELHVRATVITPADYLGPVLELLRERRGEFKEMNYLSPRRVQVVYELPLAEIIFNFFDHLKSRTRGYASLDYELIGYRPADLVKLDCLVHGEVIDALSVIVHRDQAFTRGRALVEKLKELIPRQLFDVPIQAAVGGRVIARETVRALRKNVLEKCYGGDVTRKRKLLEKQKEGKRRMKQIGKVEIPQAAFLAVLQVDRE
- the holA gene encoding DNA polymerase III subunit delta, whose product is MPVLSYQEARKRLARGDFPALLLLHGEEQFLARELIQFLLARLEAREGSVDYLEWGEGVGEAELSTALTTLPLGCSRRFVVAGDPPLAVVTSSFKFLNPALVLVLLFRTKIKASEAAYRIGEERGWVVECTPLKGKELLQWMQAEARVRGKELPVPAGEYLRFLCGDSLAQLRQEIEKASLFLEPAQKVITVAVLQKVGSRTAGRSVFELVDAMAERKAGAVRDVLADLLSQGHPPVLLVALLSRHFLQMLEAACLREEGVNPSRILEVMGLHPYAAKKLLKQVGSYRMEEIEAVLNSLLLLDRSIKEGKGAPHLLLEAGLSEICMQKPLALQRKR